The DNA region TTCTATGCTGATGCGGGCAGCCAGCAGTACGACCGTGCTGATACTCGAGACGATCAGTAAAAGATAGGCATTGAGCCTATCGACGCGATATTCGATCCCCCAGGGCGCGCTCCAGCCACCCATCTCGTAGACGATCGTACCCGAAGCCATGACCTGCTGCAGCAAGGCAATACTGACCAGCATTGTCAAGCCACTGGCGAGCATCGTGAAAAGCCAGGCTAACAGGGGTCGACTGATAAACAGGCAAAGCGGTGCGGACAGCAGCGGCAATACGACTGCCAGAGCAGGCAAGTGGGTTAACACTCTTGATTGTCCTGGTTCTGAATGCTCTCTTCTTCGATACTTCCATAGGCTTCATTGATGCGGACAGCCAATGCAAGTCCGAGGGCAATAGTTGCGATGCCGACGACAATCGCGGTGAGAATCAAAACGTGCGGCAGAGGATTCGAGTACTGGCTTATTCCCTCGACCAAAATGGGGGCGGAAGCACCTTCGACTTTGGCGATGCTGATATAAAAGATGAAAACCGCGGTCTGGAATATAGTCAGGCCAACAATTTTCTTGATCAGGTTGCCATGGGCGATGACGATGTACAGGCCAATCATCATCAGCACGATTACTACCCAATAGTTAAAAAGTCCGAGTATCATTAAGGGCCTATGTTTTTTTAAAAATCTACGGATTGTTCCTGCGGTCGGAAAAGTTGAAAAAAATGATTACCATAACCGACGTAACCGTAAAACCGACACCGAGTTCGACCAAAAGAATTCCCAGATGCTGTCCGGCGACAGGATCGCCAGCCAAAAAGTTGTAATCAAGAAAGTTGCCGCCATTCAGCATAGAAACCACCCCGACACCGCCGTAAAGCAAAACACCGACGGCGGCAAGCAATCTGACAAACGTCCGATTAACGACACGCCGTGCCGTTTGTAATCCGAAGACCATGGCATAGAGTATGATCGCAGCGGCGAAGATCACGCCTGCCTGGAATCCGCCACCGGGCCCAAAATCGCCGTGAAACTGAACATAGAGCGCAAACAGAAGAATAAAAGGAAGCAGTAACTTGGTTACAACGCGCAGAATCAAATGTCGTTCATGCATTAAATAAAAGATGGAATCCGCCATGATTTGATCGAAACCGGAACGACGACCTTGTCTCAAGAGGGCCAATACCCCCATGCCGGCAGTAAAAATAACGACGACTTCGCCCAGGGTATCGAAGCCTCGATAGCTTGCAAGTACGGAGGTTACGATATTGGGTAAACCGGTTTCCTGCATCGAGTCGTTGATATAGCGCGGGGCAACATGTTGGTGAACCGGTGCTTGCGAAGAGCCAAAATAGGGCATATCCAGCGTGCCATAGATCAACAGTCCACCTGTAATAATAACCACGACCAAAGCCCACATGGGCTTGTGGCGCTCGCTATCCTCCGAACGCACGGTCAGGGTTACCGCGGTCAACATGAGCAAGGTAGCGATACCCGCACCCACGGCCGCTTCCGTAAATGCCACGTCTACAGCATCCATGGCAACGAAAAAACTCGCGGACAGCAGGCCAAAAATACCCAACATCATGACCACTGCAAACAGGTCCCGCATCCGCACTATGGCAATCGCGGTGACTGCGAGAAAAATCAACAGGACGATATTGATTAGGGATTCGATGACTCTGTCCCTCCTTTGTTTTCATTACTATCCGATAGTGGCACGAGATCGTTCCGAAATGCCGCTTTGGCCAGTGCATGGCTTGCAACAGGGTTGATAAATACGGTCATCACCAGGATCAGCAATAACTTAAACACAACGAGACCCTCGGGGTTTTGCAGCACCAATCCGATTAAAATCATTCCCGCACCTAAAGTATCGGTCACGCCTACCGCATGCATTCGGGTATAAAAATCGGGGAATCGTATGATCCCAACCCCTCCGGATAAACAAAGAAAGCTGCCCAATAGCAAACACAGGGCACTACTCATATCGAGGATAATATCCATTACTATTCCTTTTTCGTTGTCCCTGTGTCGTTAGGATCATGTTTGAAAACAGCGGAATCAGAAAAGTGCAACACGCCGATTACGCTAACAAAGTTGATCAGGGCGTAAACGATGGCAATATCCAGGAAATCCGGGCGCCCCATCACAAAGCCGAGTAGCGAGATGAGTAACACCGTCTTGGTACCAAACATATTGACGGCAAGAATCCGGTCGTAGAGGGTAGGCCCCACGACTCCCCGAATGATTCCCAGGATCATAACAACAAGAATTGCTATGGTTGCCGCGATTAGCATCAGTCTTCCAGGCGACATATCCGGCGATCCATTTCACCGGCTTGTAAAACTTCAATGTTTTCCCGCAATAATGCATGTACCGTAATTTGATCGCCCACCAGGTCTACCGCGACTGTACCCGGCGTCAGGGTAATTGAGTTTGCGTAGATAACCTTTCCCATGTCTGTTTTTTGATTGGCTTTGATCTTGGTGAGAACGGGAGATATTGTCTTGTTGCCAAGCCAGATATGCTTGACAACGGAAATATTGGCGAGAACTATTTGCTTGACGAGCCATAGGTGGAATCCGGGTATCTTCGGCGGGATGAGCAGTTGCTGGGATTCGTGGTCGGCTACATCCATTCTATGGGCAATATATAAAACCAGGGCGATGGAGATTAACCCAAGCGACAGTATCAGCAGCGTGTAATGACCAGAGTTTATTAGCCAAAATGCAGCAAGAGCCAGAAACAGACTGATTATGTGGGGCATTAAAGTCTGGTTATCGGGACTGGAGAGATTATTTTCTGGCATACATTAGATCCAATAAATTTAGCAGGACGATGTGCGCGAAATCTAAGCTGGGCTTGTGATTTCTGGCAATAGTGACCGCCCCCCTTGATGTGAGCCACAACTGATGTGGGAATTAATCATATCAGGCAACCCGTTCAACGAACACTGTCGGCGGTATTTTAACCGGTGATCGATATAGTTCGAGATTGAAAAGTCGACTATCTGCAGCACGCTCCCGGGAGAGTAGTCGTCGACGATATTCAATATCCGGACTCGGCGGCCGTTAGCGAGTTGATCCGAGCCGATATCAATCGACCGGCTCTGATTGATTGAATCCGGCACCAGCCTCGTGTTCCTGCAGGATCGGATTGATCTTTTCTTCGAGATAGCGCTTGCGCTTCATTTTGGGGCCTCCCCGGGTCAGAATTCCAGGGAAATCCCACATTCAGGGCGGTTCGAATTACAGGAGTACAGTCATTAGTTCCGTGCTATTGATCCGTACTTACAGCTAGTAAACCGTCATTATATCTATCGTTAACTTGATCCACGACCTTCTCGCAAGTATTGCCTAAAACAGCGCCCGAAACACCTGTACGTGCAATAATTCCCGGCATCAGCAATTGAGCGTCAATGTGCGTCGCTTTTTCCACAATAGCCTGTCTGACGGGACCGGAAGCGAGGTGAATTTTATCGGATTCGATGCCAAAGTGGGAACTAATCAGCTGTTCGTCTGGCAGTTTCTCGTCGTCTGCATCCGACCGAAAACGTAGCAACTTGAAAAAGTTCGGGCGATCTTTGTGGGTGGCCAGGACGTGCAGTTCCCCGCCTGTTAAGCGACATATGCGTCGAGCCTCGGAAATGACCAGGTTATTTAATCTGTCGTGGCCATCGTCGCCATCCTCGACGGCAACCGCTGCTAACACACGCCGATACTGTCTGGATTCGACCGTATGGACAAGCAGTACAGGGCAGGAAATATGGCGTAACAGGTAAAAGTCAGAACGTTTCTTCAGCAGACTCAGGGCTTTCTTGTGGGTGTCGCTACACTTTACCATGTAATCGGCGCCTACCCTTGCACAAGCATGTACCGCTGCCTGGTACCAATGATCATTCCAGACGACTTCCCTGGCTACTGTAACCTGATCATTAGCCAGTGGTTTGATCAAGTCATCCACTTTATCCATGGCACGATGCTTCACTTTATATTTTGCATCACGTCTTGACGCATAATGGGACAGGTCGTCTTCATAAACTGCACAAAAGGCATGAATATGACCACCCGCTATATTGGCAATCTCCGCCGCGTGTGCCAGAGCGTGCTGGTGCTCCTTAGTCGGATCTATTATCACAAACAGAGTTAATCCAGGCATAGCAGATTCCTTTAGGATCTCGGACTGTTAATTATACTGGATACACAACAGCCTGTTAATTTTCACTTAAAACTGACCCAGGGTTTGCCTCTAAAATTGACCCACCCCGATGAGCCGGGTTATGGCTCAGTTTGATTCTTTTTACCTGTGCCTCCTGAAAATATAATCGTATCGACTTCTGATCGATCTTTGCAATCTCCATATCATGCCGCAATTCTGGCGTAGCGAATGTACCGCATGGGAATTTTGTTTCAAGAAAGGACGGCCAGGAGAAACTTTAAGCATTAAGATAGCAATTGACCGATCTATCGCTGTGCCAATTTTGTGCCCTAATATCTGGCAGTAACTGTCATTTACTGGCACAAATGGAAATGGGGAGCGCGTAAGTAGCTGATTTTATTAAGTTAGAAAAATTTAAACCCGACTGAAAATCCTCGTGTCGGTGGTTCGATTCCGCCCCTGGGCACCATTTCGATTTGGGTCCATACCGGGCACATAGGTAACACTTTATCTCGATTCCTGAACGATGGTGTAATGAATTGAAAGTTCATATTACATGAACTATAGTACATAATTTATGAACCGAAGGGGTAATTCAGTTAGTCAATTGGGCGATGCACTGTTCACCACGACGCAACAGCAGGTGTTGGGATTGTTATATGGTCGACCTGATGAAAGTTTCTACACCAA from Gammaproteobacteria bacterium includes:
- a CDS encoding monovalent cation/H+ antiporter subunit D family protein; its protein translation is MPALAVVLPLLSAPLCLFISRPLLAWLFTMLASGLTMLVSIALLQQVMASGTIVYEMGGWSAPWGIEYRVDRLNAYLLLIVSSISTVVLLAARISIE
- a CDS encoding cation:proton antiporter subunit C, with translation MILGLFNYWVVIVLMMIGLYIVIAHGNLIKKIVGLTIFQTAVFIFYISIAKVEGASAPILVEGISQYSNPLPHVLILTAIVVGIATIALGLALAVRINEAYGSIEEESIQNQDNQEC
- a CDS encoding Na(+)/H(+) antiporter subunit B, with protein sequence MFLAVTAIAIVRMRDLFAVVMMLGIFGLLSASFFVAMDAVDVAFTEAAVGAGIATLLMLTAVTLTVRSEDSERHKPMWALVVVIITGGLLIYGTLDMPYFGSSQAPVHQHVAPRYINDSMQETGLPNIVTSVLASYRGFDTLGEVVVIFTAGMGVLALLRQGRRSGFDQIMADSIFYLMHERHLILRVVTKLLLPFILLFALYVQFHGDFGPGGGFQAGVIFAAAIILYAMVFGLQTARRVVNRTFVRLLAAVGVLLYGGVGVVSMLNGGNFLDYNFLAGDPVAGQHLGILLVELGVGFTVTSVMVIIFFNFSDRRNNP
- the mnhG gene encoding monovalent cation/H(+) antiporter subunit G — translated: MDIILDMSSALCLLLGSFLCLSGGVGIIRFPDFYTRMHAVGVTDTLGAGMILIGLVLQNPEGLVVFKLLLILVMTVFINPVASHALAKAAFRNDLVPLSDSNENKGGTESSNP
- a CDS encoding monovalent cation/H+ antiporter complex subunit F, whose product is MLIAATIAILVVMILGIIRGVVGPTLYDRILAVNMFGTKTVLLISLLGFVMGRPDFLDIAIVYALINFVSVIGVLHFSDSAVFKHDPNDTGTTKKE
- a CDS encoding Na+/H+ antiporter subunit E, which gives rise to MPENNLSSPDNQTLMPHIISLFLALAAFWLINSGHYTLLILSLGLISIALVLYIAHRMDVADHESQQLLIPPKIPGFHLWLVKQIVLANISVVKHIWLGNKTISPVLTKIKANQKTDMGKVIYANSITLTPGTVAVDLVGDQITVHALLRENIEVLQAGEMDRRICRLED
- a CDS encoding universal stress protein; translated protein: MPGLTLFVIIDPTKEHQHALAHAAEIANIAGGHIHAFCAVYEDDLSHYASRRDAKYKVKHRAMDKVDDLIKPLANDQVTVAREVVWNDHWYQAAVHACARVGADYMVKCSDTHKKALSLLKKRSDFYLLRHISCPVLLVHTVESRQYRRVLAAVAVEDGDDGHDRLNNLVISEARRICRLTGGELHVLATHKDRPNFFKLLRFRSDADDEKLPDEQLISSHFGIESDKIHLASGPVRQAIVEKATHIDAQLLMPGIIARTGVSGAVLGNTCEKVVDQVNDRYNDGLLAVSTDQ